A window from Passer domesticus isolate bPasDom1 unplaced genomic scaffold, bPasDom1.hap1 HAP1_SCAFFOLD_84, whole genome shotgun sequence encodes these proteins:
- the LOC135293178 gene encoding zinc finger protein 541-like, whose translation MLLSGGPPTAQGHPLADYHYAGSDRWTPEEKEAFQKAFHTYGKDFHLIQKQIPSKTVAQCVEYYYCWKKEQKLASSTLAQGV comes from the exons atgttgctctcagGGGGtcctccaacagctcaaggccatcccttggctgattatcattacGCAG gctctgatagatggacacctgaggagaaggaggccttccaaaaggctttccacacctacggcaaggatttccatctcatccagaagcag atcccaagtaagaccgtggcacagtgtgtggagtattactactgctggaaaaaagagcagaaacttgccagcagcactcttgctcag ggagtttga